One part of the Asterias amurensis chromosome 11, ASM3211899v1 genome encodes these proteins:
- the LOC139944195 gene encoding suppressor of cytokine signaling 2-like, with product MCVELLTAPGIVGKDVPCTDRESAVWAPMPPGCKMTHYGALVSDETTRKQRTTDDDFERLTCALEMLNISGWYHGAMTFTEAKRKLRSSDIGTFLVRDSSDPNYLFTLSVKTPKGTTSVRIEYEFGKFTLDSEEALRRLAPKFDCVVKLLYYYIQMSRLDDSENDDKNKRDKSKRIENGRTTTSKNPGQLVWLEPSGRRELMVKIIKPLRSEPPSLQHLCRVALNRSVETRQQTEFLPGKLKSYLRQYPFDQ from the coding sequence ATGTGTGTGGAGTTGCTGACAGCACCGGGGATCGTAGGAAAGGACGTGCCGTGTACCGACCGTGAGTCCGCCGTGTGGGCCCCGATGCCGCCTGGCTGCAAGATGACCCACTATGGAGCTCTGGTGTCGGACGAGACGACCAGAAAACAAAGGACCACTGACGACGACTTTGAGCGTCTTACCTGCGCCCTGGAAATGTTAAACATATCGGGGTGGTACCACGGAGCGATGACGTTCACCGAGGCAAAGCGGAAACTCCGTAGTTCGGACATCGGAACATTCCTGGTGCGAGATTCCTCGGACCCAAACTACCTCTTCACACTGAGTGTGAAAACTCCTAAAGGAACGACCAGTGTGCGGATTGaatacgagtttgggaaattTACACTGGACTCGGAGGAGGCGCTACGACGACTCGCGCCCAAATTCGACTGCGTGGTCAAACTCTTGTACTATTACATCCAAATGTCGCGGCTCGATGACAGCGAAAATGACGACAAGAACAAGAGAGACAAATCAAAGAGGATTGAGAATGGCCGGACTACTACTAGTAAAAACCCCGGGCAGTTAGTGTGGCTGGAGCCGTCCGGACGCAGAGAACTCATGGTGAAGATTATCAAACCGCTCCGGTCGGAACCCCCAAGTTTGCAGCATCTATGTAGGGTCGCCTTGAACAGATCCGTGGAAACGAGGCAGCAGACGGAATTCCTGCCCGGTAAACTCAAGTCATATTTAAGACAGTATCCGTTCGATCAATGA